In Phlebotomus papatasi isolate M1 chromosome 1, Ppap_2.1, whole genome shotgun sequence, the following proteins share a genomic window:
- the LOC129797918 gene encoding cysteine sulfinic acid decarboxylase → MAEEWTFLERVHRMLQEEQILPTPPEASVVDFKYPHELSKIIDVSLETEVPRTLDEAEELCRLVLKYSVKTGHRFFCNQLFGGCDPYGLAGSWITDALNTSQYTFEVGPVFTLIEDAVVRKCLDLFNFIEGDGIFSPGGSMSNMYAMILARFKLDPHFKTAGLFGAKPLVAFTSQDAHYSLKKAAHWMGIGLDNLEVVKSDDRGRMCPDALREAIERVKCEGRRPFFVNATAGTTVLGAFDDINKLADVCEETGLWLHLDACLGGTAILSKNHKSLLNGSERLNSLAWNPHKTLGAPLQCSILLVKEKNLLHKCNCANADYLFQQDKFYDISYDTGDKSFQCGRKVDAFKFWLMMKVRGVGDLGDKVDNSMAMSNYLTEQLRTRPGFRLVLEEFQYTNVCFWYIPKAMRGQEETSDWWNNLYKVAPLIKEKMVKKGSMMVGFTPLLHKGIGNFFRMVITCQPSFSRNDIDEFIVEIEQFGDSLNFPL, encoded by the exons ATGGCAGAAGAATGGACCTTTCTCGAGAGAGTGCATCGAATGCTTCAGGAGGAACAAATCCTTCCAACACCCCCCGAAGCTTCCGTTGTGGACTTCAAGTATCCCCATGAATTGTCG AAAATCATCGACGTGTCTCTGGAAACTGAAGTGCCACGCACTTTGGACGAGGCTGAGGAATTGTGTCGTCTTGTACTCAAGTACTCTGTAAAGACGGGTCATCGATTCTTCTGCAATCAACTTTTTGGCGGCTGCGATCCCTACGGCTTGGCTGGCTCTTGGATCACCGATGCTCTCAATACGAGTCA ATACACCTTTGAAGTTGGTCCAGTGTTCACTCTGATAGAGGATGCTGTGGTGCGCAAATGCCTggatctttttaattttattgaaggAGATGGAATCTTCAGCCCAGGTGGATCCATGTCCAATATGTATGCCATGATTCTGGCGCGCTTTAAGCTCGATCCACATTTCAAAACAGCAGGATTATTTGGTGCAAAGCCCTTGGTTGCCTTTACATCTCAAGACGCCCACTACAGCCTGAAGAAGGCAGCCCACTGGATGGGAATCGGTCTGGACAATCTTGAGGTTGTGAAGTCAGATGATCGTGGGCGAATGTGTCCAGATGCCCTCAGGGAGGCCATTGAACGCGTTAAATGCGAAGGTCGGCGACCATTCTTCGTGAATGCCACTGCGGGAACGACGGTTCTCGGGGCCTTCGACGACATCAACAAATTAGCGGATGTTTGCGAAGAAACTGGACTCTGGCTGCACTTGGATGCATGCCTCGGAGGCACTGCAATTCTCTCCAAAAACCACAAGAGTCTTCTCAATGGATCTGAGAGGTTGAATTCTCTGGCGTGGAATCCCCATAAAACTCTAGGGGCACCCCTACAGTGCTCTATTCTGCTGGTTAAGGAAAAG AATTTGCTGCACAAGTGCAACTGCGCCAATGCTGATTATCTATTTCAACAGGATAAATTCTACGATATCTCCTATGATACTGGCGATAAGAGCTTTCAGTGTGGCAGAAAA GTGGATGCTTTCAAGTTCTGGCTGATGATGAAAGTGCGTGGAGTTGGAGATCTTGGGGACAAAGTCGACAATTCCATGGCAATGAGTAACTATCTCACTGAACAATTGAGAACTAGGCCGGGATTCCGTCTTGTTCTGGAAGAGTTTCAGTACACAAACGTCTGCTTTTGGTATATTCCCAAGGCGATGCGTGGGCAAGAAGAGACTTCAGACTGGTGGAATAATCTCTATAAG GTTGCCCCTCTAATAAAGGAAAAGATGGTTAAGAAGGGATCCATGATGGTGGGATTTACACCACTTCTACACAAGGGAATTGGGAATTTCTTCCGGATGGTTATCACATGTCAACCCAGCTTCTCCCGCAATGACATCGACGAATTTATAGTTGAGATAGAGCAGTTTGGCGACAGCCTCAACTTCCCACTGTGA